GTATCCTCCCGCCCTTCGGGACGCTCGTATCGGCGGGGAGGTGGTGGTTTGGTTCTACATATCTGACGTGGGCCGGGTCCTGCACAGCGAAGTTCACCGAAGCTCTGGCCGCGAGGATCTGGACCAGGCGGCCCTCAAGGTTGCCGACGTCTTTCGGTTCACTTCGGCTATCGACCCCGAAGGGGAAAGACCGATCGCGGCCTGGGTCCGTCTCCCCATCACGTTTAGTCTGAGGTAACCGCGATCCGAGGACCACGTTGCTCGGATGTGGATCGAGGCTCGCGGGTGGTGGGCTAGTTAGGTACGGGCCGTGGAACCTGCGCCACATCAAGAAACCAACGCCGCCCGCCACGACGAGAAAGACGGCTATCGCTCCACCGAACCAGAGGCGAGCCCCTCGACGCTCCGGGTCAATCCGGAACGAGGGCCGTGGTCCGTTCGCTGAA
The Gemmatimonadota bacterium DNA segment above includes these coding regions:
- a CDS encoding energy transducer TonB, producing MTDPRHIPTVGLTLLAALLVVAPVQTESQEISPEDRAAIEAGPSARPFTIPPTIANRDEVVQALMREYPPALRDARIGGEVVVWFYISDVGRVLHSEVHRSSGREDLDQAALKVADVFRFTSAIDPEGERPIAAWVRLPITFSLR